Proteins co-encoded in one Halorussus vallis genomic window:
- a CDS encoding YlbF family regulator: MSVETEADETAELSHLETLGEELGEAIADSPAYRTFEEKKAAVEEDEEAQEKVREFEQLRQEFMLARQTGEATQEDVEKVQRAQQELHQLPVMAEYLQAQEELEAKLEAVNEAISSQLAVDFGQQAGGCCED, translated from the coding sequence ATGAGCGTCGAAACCGAAGCCGACGAAACCGCCGAACTCTCGCACCTCGAAACGCTCGGCGAGGAGCTCGGCGAGGCCATCGCCGACTCGCCCGCCTACCGGACGTTCGAGGAGAAGAAGGCGGCGGTCGAGGAGGACGAGGAAGCCCAGGAGAAGGTCCGCGAGTTCGAACAGCTCCGCCAGGAGTTCATGCTCGCGCGCCAGACCGGCGAGGCGACCCAGGAGGACGTCGAGAAGGTCCAGCGAGCCCAGCAGGAACTCCACCAGCTTCCCGTGATGGCCGAGTACCTCCAGGCCCAGGAGGAACTCGAAGCCAAACTCGAAGCCGTCAACGAGGCCATCTCGTCCCAGCTCGCGGTCGACTTCGGCCAGCAGGCCGGCGGTTGCTGCGAGGACTGA
- a CDS encoding MBL fold metallo-hydrolase — translation MAVHSDWGDWLPREIEDADPEGIAVWYLGCNGFVLKAADTTVFVDPYLGTGDPPRTVRMVPVPFDPADVTEADAVFATHEHTDHVHGPSQAPILENTDATFYGPDDSVAVAREEENWTDEWDVSDDRLDVVEEGDSVEVGAFTVHVEPAHDPDATHPVSYLFEYNGRTVFHGGDTKPSDEFARIGEEYDIDLGILAFGTVGNIPDKETDEPTRTKWYNDENQAVEAASDLQFERFLPSHWDMWKGLTADPKALHHHVNSFDYPRELEIVEIGDKVDV, via the coding sequence ATGGCTGTTCACTCAGACTGGGGCGACTGGCTCCCCCGGGAAATCGAGGACGCCGACCCCGAAGGCATCGCCGTCTGGTACCTCGGCTGCAACGGTTTCGTGCTCAAGGCGGCCGACACGACCGTGTTCGTCGACCCGTACCTCGGGACCGGCGACCCGCCGCGGACCGTCCGGATGGTGCCGGTGCCGTTCGACCCCGCGGACGTGACCGAGGCCGACGCCGTGTTCGCGACCCACGAGCACACCGACCACGTCCACGGCCCGAGCCAGGCCCCGATTCTCGAGAACACCGACGCGACCTTCTACGGCCCCGACGACAGCGTCGCGGTCGCGCGCGAAGAGGAGAACTGGACCGACGAGTGGGACGTCTCCGACGACCGACTCGACGTCGTCGAGGAGGGCGACAGCGTCGAGGTCGGCGCGTTCACGGTCCACGTCGAACCCGCCCACGACCCCGACGCGACCCACCCGGTGAGCTACCTCTTCGAGTACAACGGCCGCACCGTCTTCCACGGCGGCGACACCAAACCCAGCGACGAGTTCGCCCGCATCGGCGAGGAGTACGATATCGACCTCGGCATCCTGGCGTTCGGGACCGTGGGCAACATCCCCGACAAGGAAACCGACGAACCGACGCGCACGAAGTGGTACAACGACGAGAACCAGGCCGTCGAGGCCGCCAGCGACCTGCAGTTCGAGCGCTTCCTGCCGAGCCACTGGGACATGTGGAAGGGCCTGACCGCCGACCCGAAGGCGCTCCACCACCACGTAAACAGCTTCGACTATCCGCGCGAACTGGAAATCGTGGAGATTGGCGATAAAGTGGACGTGTAG
- a CDS encoding glycosyl hydrolase, with translation MTLLAGTYDGVYRTDGPRFDAGEQVLDCGRVLRVRRFEAWDGAFAATKSGLYRSTDGGGLWTNLDVPREEVYSVLGDPSGERLYAGTHPAHLYVSKDGGESWGELEGFQDLPSRDQWHTPRHRDEAHVRSLGAHADAPERVVAGVEVGGVHVSDDEGETWSERRDGVHDDVHHVLVRGPSHYVASCGGGLYRTRDAGESWTRLDTDVDHTYFREAFASDGVLYAAAARSSPGTWRGENGADAALFESTDEGDTLEPVAYPGEPEEVVLGWTAYDGQVVAGTNDGRVIVRSSDEWVDGGELPAGVSSLLGL, from the coding sequence GTGACACTGTTGGCCGGAACCTACGACGGGGTGTATCGGACCGACGGCCCGCGCTTCGACGCGGGCGAGCAGGTGCTCGACTGCGGCCGGGTCCTGCGCGTCCGGCGGTTCGAGGCGTGGGACGGCGCGTTCGCCGCGACCAAGAGCGGCCTCTACCGCTCGACCGACGGCGGTGGCCTCTGGACGAACCTCGACGTCCCGCGGGAGGAGGTGTACTCGGTGCTGGGCGACCCTTCGGGAGAACGCCTGTACGCCGGCACCCATCCCGCTCACCTCTACGTCTCCAAGGACGGCGGTGAATCGTGGGGCGAACTCGAGGGGTTCCAGGACCTCCCCTCGCGCGACCAGTGGCACACGCCGCGCCACCGCGACGAGGCCCACGTTCGGAGCCTCGGCGCCCACGCCGACGCGCCCGAACGGGTGGTCGCGGGCGTGGAGGTCGGCGGCGTCCACGTCAGCGACGACGAGGGCGAGACGTGGTCCGAGCGCAGGGACGGCGTCCACGACGACGTCCACCACGTCCTCGTGCGCGGACCGTCCCACTACGTCGCCTCCTGCGGCGGCGGCCTCTACCGGACGCGGGACGCGGGCGAGTCGTGGACCCGACTCGACACGGACGTCGACCACACTTACTTCCGCGAAGCGTTCGCCTCCGACGGTGTCCTCTACGCCGCGGCGGCGCGTTCGTCGCCGGGGACCTGGCGCGGCGAGAACGGCGCTGACGCCGCGCTCTTCGAGTCCACGGACGAGGGGGACACGCTGGAGCCCGTGGCGTACCCAGGCGAACCCGAGGAGGTCGTGCTCGGGTGGACCGCCTACGACGGGCAGGTCGTGGCGGGCACGAACGACGGCCGGGTGATCGTACGCTCGTCGGACGAGTGGGTCGACGGTGGCGAGTTACCTGCGGGCGTATCGTCCCTGCTCGGACTGTAG
- a CDS encoding AAA family ATPase, with protein sequence MSDSMTEVVTTERDMVVVEKSFEGDEFAVPAIKFVVRSERDDRAAFTLADDIPESFPMDNVGFHPDYENDNWTAYKDHRVQFERVLEPGEELVTVYGVRLTDDDDPDGFLGSPSIEEVAPVSDDSENDDSASESEPEPDPDALNGGAGERDNTITDIVSEEDSRLVRDVVSGEEGLGLDEDADDDDPLAVEDADPLAADDADLLGDADDPLAEDEGEDPLADADPLAADEGEAETDDGADFLESEDGEKFLEPEADDAESEDDAVASSELDGERPSEAAEETETAEPSVSPPSDAASDEVRERQVRSPPTPGTVAATLAEEIRAGEVSEEDLKVLQRELDIDTPESTNVRIRHLQSRVEDLSAYTGALEEFIDEEGVASDILGDFEDDIAQVRADVQAFEDEVQSVRADANETDERVGDLDDDLAALESDLDGVEEDLAGFEDELAAVEELDADLADVEADLAAVDGLADDVAELESDVAELGDLREEVESVESELDAVGDLREDLRTVEEELDSLEDFGGDVEAVSTQLEELEDLVGANTTDVSNVSNELSSLQSDFESVRDDVADAADAAEDISAVRESVESVSESVESLSADVDALEANLTARVEDVEASVSDVEGEIADIHDELEGLQEWRDQISNVFGN encoded by the coding sequence ATGAGTGACAGCATGACCGAAGTCGTGACGACCGAACGGGACATGGTCGTCGTAGAGAAGTCCTTCGAGGGCGACGAGTTCGCCGTACCGGCCATCAAGTTCGTCGTCCGCTCCGAGCGCGACGACCGCGCGGCGTTCACGCTCGCCGACGACATCCCCGAGTCGTTTCCGATGGACAACGTCGGATTCCACCCCGACTACGAGAACGACAACTGGACCGCGTACAAGGACCACCGGGTCCAGTTCGAGCGCGTCCTCGAACCCGGCGAGGAACTGGTCACCGTCTACGGCGTCCGACTCACCGACGACGACGACCCGGACGGCTTCCTCGGCTCGCCGTCCATCGAGGAGGTCGCGCCCGTCTCGGACGACTCCGAAAACGACGACTCGGCGTCCGAGTCCGAACCGGAACCCGACCCGGACGCGCTCAACGGCGGCGCGGGCGAGCGCGACAACACAATCACCGACATCGTCTCGGAGGAGGACAGCCGACTCGTCCGCGACGTGGTTTCGGGCGAAGAGGGCCTCGGACTCGACGAGGACGCGGACGATGACGACCCCCTCGCGGTCGAGGACGCCGACCCGCTGGCCGCCGACGACGCCGACCTCCTCGGCGACGCGGACGACCCGCTCGCCGAAGACGAGGGCGAAGACCCGCTGGCCGACGCCGACCCACTGGCCGCCGACGAGGGTGAAGCCGAAACCGACGACGGGGCCGACTTCCTCGAATCCGAGGACGGTGAGAAGTTCCTCGAACCGGAAGCCGACGACGCCGAATCCGAGGACGACGCGGTCGCGTCGTCCGAACTCGACGGCGAGAGACCCTCCGAGGCGGCCGAGGAAACCGAAACCGCCGAACCGTCGGTGTCGCCACCGTCGGACGCCGCGTCCGACGAGGTTCGCGAACGGCAGGTTCGCTCTCCCCCGACGCCGGGGACGGTCGCGGCGACGCTCGCCGAGGAGATTCGCGCGGGCGAGGTTTCCGAGGAGGACCTGAAGGTGCTCCAGCGGGAACTCGACATCGACACGCCCGAGAGCACCAACGTCCGCATCCGCCACCTCCAGTCGCGGGTCGAGGACCTCTCGGCCTACACCGGCGCGCTGGAGGAGTTCATCGACGAGGAGGGCGTCGCGAGCGACATTCTCGGCGACTTCGAGGACGACATCGCGCAGGTCCGCGCCGACGTCCAGGCGTTCGAGGACGAGGTGCAGTCGGTCAGAGCCGACGCGAACGAAACCGACGAGCGCGTCGGTGACCTCGACGACGACCTCGCGGCGCTCGAAAGCGACCTCGACGGTGTCGAGGAGGACCTGGCCGGGTTCGAGGACGAACTCGCGGCGGTCGAGGAACTCGACGCCGACCTCGCCGACGTCGAGGCCGACCTCGCGGCCGTGGACGGACTGGCAGACGACGTCGCCGAACTCGAATCCGACGTGGCCGAACTCGGCGACCTCCGCGAGGAGGTCGAGTCGGTCGAGAGCGAACTCGACGCCGTCGGCGACCTCCGCGAGGACCTCCGGACGGTCGAAGAAGAACTCGACTCGCTGGAGGACTTCGGCGGCGACGTGGAGGCCGTCTCGACCCAGTTGGAGGAACTGGAGGACCTCGTCGGCGCGAACACGACCGACGTCTCGAATGTGAGCAACGAACTGTCGTCCCTGCAGAGCGACTTCGAGTCGGTTCGGGACGACGTGGCCGACGCCGCCGACGCCGCGGAGGACATCTCGGCGGTCCGCGAGAGCGTCGAATCCGTCTCCGAGAGCGTCGAGTCGCTGTCGGCCGACGTCGACGCGCTCGAGGCGAACCTCACCGCGCGCGTGGAGGACGTCGAGGCGAGCGTCTCCGACGTCGAGGGCGAGATCGCCGACATCCACGACGAACTCGAAGGCCTCCAGGAGTGGCGCGACCAGATTTCGAACGTCTTCGGGAACTGA
- a CDS encoding sensor histidine kinase produces MFRRSDERSVARSVGPLRSWSVVGLGVGLLAVSGSYFFVDAALDATELVRLGIPVGVSLLVVALGTWLRTSALSARRVGAVFVWSVAGGIVMGLLSGWVTVLQAMEGRPMVRPASIVLTEVALGALGGGLLGVYHGRLRRRTEQLAEERNRLDEFAGIVSHDLRNPLNVAQGHLELACETGRDESFEAVADAHGRMERLVEEVLALSRRGRTVADAESVSVGSVAREAWATVETRGMELRVETDREVVADARRLRALFENLFRNAVEHGIEDGSADDRAGAVVVGECESGFFVADDGPGIPADERERVFEGGYSTAKNGTGFGLAIVRRIAEAHDWRIRVGESEAGGARFEFVGARDR; encoded by the coding sequence ATGTTTCGCCGGTCGGACGAGCGCTCGGTCGCCCGCAGTGTCGGCCCGTTGCGGTCGTGGTCCGTCGTCGGTCTCGGCGTCGGACTGCTGGCCGTCTCCGGAAGCTACTTCTTCGTCGACGCCGCGCTCGACGCGACCGAACTCGTCCGACTGGGCATCCCGGTGGGTGTTTCGCTGTTGGTCGTCGCGCTCGGTACCTGGCTTCGGACGTCGGCGCTCTCGGCGAGGCGCGTCGGCGCGGTCTTCGTCTGGAGCGTCGCCGGCGGAATCGTGATGGGCCTGCTCTCGGGGTGGGTCACGGTGTTGCAGGCGATGGAGGGACGACCGATGGTCCGGCCGGCGTCCATCGTCCTGACGGAGGTCGCCCTCGGCGCGCTGGGCGGCGGCCTGCTCGGCGTCTACCACGGCCGCCTGCGCCGCCGGACCGAGCAGTTGGCCGAGGAGCGAAATCGACTCGACGAGTTCGCGGGCATCGTCTCCCACGACCTCCGCAACCCGTTGAACGTCGCGCAGGGCCACCTCGAACTCGCCTGCGAGACGGGGCGCGACGAGAGCTTCGAGGCGGTCGCCGACGCCCACGGCCGGATGGAGCGATTGGTCGAGGAGGTGCTGGCGCTGTCGCGGCGCGGCCGAACCGTCGCCGACGCGGAGTCGGTGTCGGTCGGGTCGGTCGCCCGCGAGGCGTGGGCGACCGTCGAGACGCGGGGGATGGAACTGCGCGTCGAAACCGACCGCGAAGTCGTCGCCGACGCCCGGCGACTCCGGGCGCTGTTCGAGAACCTGTTTCGAAACGCTGTCGAACATGGAATCGAGGACGGGTCGGCCGACGACCGCGCCGGCGCGGTCGTCGTCGGCGAGTGCGAGTCGGGGTTCTTCGTCGCCGACGACGGGCCGGGCATCCCGGCCGACGAGCGCGAGCGCGTCTTCGAAGGCGGCTACTCCACGGCGAAGAACGGGACGGGCTTCGGCCTCGCCATCGTTCGACGCATCGCCGAGGCCCACGACTGGCGTATCCGGGTCGGCGAGAGCGAGGCGGGCGGCGCGCGCTTCGAGTTCGTCGGCGCGCGCGACCGATAG
- a CDS encoding GNAT family N-acetyltransferase yields the protein MSTVRDLAPADAEELTALYEEYEWWADRETEDVRAALAETEFAVGIDADGELVAAGRVLTDFTYYANVFDVVVAADRRGDGLGRELMEAIRDHPELQSVVGLSLLCREGLVPFYESVGFEVFGPEFEVPEGGTEELVRMTCRLDDEE from the coding sequence ATGAGCACCGTGCGCGACCTCGCTCCGGCAGACGCCGAGGAGCTGACCGCCCTCTACGAGGAGTACGAGTGGTGGGCCGACCGAGAAACGGAGGACGTCCGCGCCGCGCTGGCGGAAACCGAGTTCGCCGTCGGCATCGATGCCGACGGCGAACTCGTCGCCGCGGGGCGCGTCTTGACCGACTTCACCTACTACGCGAACGTCTTCGACGTGGTCGTCGCCGCCGACCGCCGCGGAGACGGCCTCGGCAGGGAGTTGATGGAAGCGATCCGCGACCATCCCGAGCTCCAGTCCGTCGTCGGCCTCTCGCTGCTCTGCCGAGAGGGGCTGGTTCCCTTCTACGAGTCGGTCGGGTTCGAGGTCTTCGGCCCCGAGTTCGAGGTTCCCGAAGGTGGCACCGAGGAACTCGTCCGGATGACGTGTAGGCTGGACGACGAGGAGTAG
- a CDS encoding DUF5805 domain-containing protein, protein MSEGSDTDRAVVKTFVPQYQKSEWKRHADELDMSQSEFVRSMVQAGRRGFSVENSENRSEGGSPPSDPGGDGLETRLLALLDSADHLSWDQLVEELAGDFEDRLEDTLQRLQNENRVQYSGRRGGYTVVGDGE, encoded by the coding sequence ATGAGCGAGGGTTCCGACACCGACCGCGCCGTGGTGAAGACGTTCGTCCCCCAATATCAAAAATCCGAGTGGAAGCGTCACGCCGACGAACTCGACATGAGCCAGAGCGAGTTCGTCAGATCGATGGTACAGGCCGGGAGACGCGGGTTCTCGGTCGAAAATTCGGAGAACCGTTCGGAAGGCGGTTCTCCACCCTCCGACCCCGGGGGTGACGGCCTCGAAACACGCCTCCTCGCGCTTCTCGATTCGGCCGACCACCTGTCGTGGGACCAACTAGTCGAGGAACTGGCCGGCGACTTCGAAGACCGACTGGAGGATACACTCCAGCGACTCCAGAACGAGAACCGCGTCCAGTACAGCGGCCGCCGAGGCGGCTACACGGTGGTGGGCGATGGCGAGTAG
- a CDS encoding tyrosine-type recombinase/integrase produces the protein MASSRPTGGEVETDDPVGYFLEDLRFHGKSERTREYYERVLREFEAFLGDPDRNPGGVSLAPGEATQRECMAWVHSLRGDLAESTIATYASYLHRFYAYMTQVGAFDSNPMALVAEEMTESIDKDPTRREISVEQMRGFVAGIGHPLERAAVVTLLKTGMRVGELCNLDLRDLRLTGEAAEVYDLGSRPALDGRGESLFVASDVGRGDVVNGEERSAANKRKRDTVIPVDAELAAELARWLAIRPDTVSEAEPLFVSTRRQWGRRLTPQMVRNAVETHAREAGWYREGGGAEENVTPHYFRHFFTTHLRDRTGDRGIVKYLRGDVAEDIIDTYTHNWGDRVREVYEANVYSLF, from the coding sequence ATGGCGAGTAGCCGACCGACTGGCGGCGAGGTCGAAACCGACGACCCCGTGGGTTACTTCCTCGAAGACCTCCGGTTCCACGGCAAGAGCGAGCGCACCCGCGAGTACTACGAGCGAGTGCTCCGGGAGTTCGAGGCGTTCCTCGGCGACCCCGACCGCAACCCCGGCGGCGTCTCGCTCGCACCGGGCGAGGCCACCCAGCGCGAGTGCATGGCGTGGGTCCACAGCCTCCGAGGCGACCTCGCCGAGAGCACCATCGCGACGTACGCCTCCTACCTCCACCGCTTCTACGCCTACATGACCCAGGTCGGGGCGTTCGACTCGAATCCGATGGCGCTCGTCGCCGAGGAGATGACCGAGTCCATCGACAAGGACCCCACCCGCCGGGAGATCTCGGTCGAGCAGATGCGGGGGTTCGTCGCCGGCATCGGCCACCCCCTCGAACGCGCGGCGGTCGTCACGTTGCTGAAGACCGGGATGCGTGTCGGCGAACTCTGTAACCTCGACCTGCGAGACCTGCGACTTACCGGCGAGGCCGCGGAGGTATACGACCTCGGCTCGCGGCCCGCGCTCGACGGTCGCGGCGAGTCGCTGTTCGTCGCAAGCGACGTGGGTCGCGGCGACGTGGTCAACGGCGAGGAGCGGTCGGCCGCCAACAAGCGAAAGCGCGACACCGTGATTCCGGTGGACGCCGAACTCGCGGCCGAACTCGCCCGCTGGCTGGCAATTCGCCCCGACACCGTCTCGGAGGCCGAACCGCTGTTCGTGAGCACGCGCCGCCAGTGGGGCCGCCGGCTCACCCCGCAGATGGTCCGCAACGCCGTCGAAACCCACGCCCGCGAGGCCGGGTGGTACCGCGAGGGCGGCGGCGCCGAGGAGAACGTCACGCCCCACTACTTCCGGCACTTCTTCACGACCCACCTCCGGGACAGAACCGGCGACAGGGGCATCGTGAAGTACCTCCGCGGGGACGTGGCCGAAGACATCATCGACACCTACACCCACAACTGGGGCGACCGAGTGCGCGAGGTGTACGAGGCGAACGTCTACTCGCTGTTCTGA
- a CDS encoding type B DNA-directed DNA polymerase yields the protein MFKVDFYDDAVVEWHRTEDGVTTRRNDEYEPALFVAAERSKLADLRARLDADPKVVGTAFEERYVDLRADERELVLRADLARVDEVRTLAREIRGVHERGEYPPGTFRLFDVDLSPQFRYCIDTGTDPTTPEDVDLRTLELGTTRKRLADRDISRLTVDGDFLRATEDVMLEVVEHRLADADPDVLVVSHGELLALLAEKADEHGREEFALGRRPERETGGADTDEGDTDGSGTAGSDGRVGRSRGGYDVPGRAVVDASNSFLWGQAGLAGLEYLVSRSWQPIQEVGRASIGTVLTAIQIREARDRDVLIPWNKWEPEAFKDVRTLHAADRGGFTFSPEVGLHEGVYEVDFASLYPNVICRYNVSPDTVCCDCHADREDVPELGYSVCDDRGFLPDVLRPLLDDRARMKREARETDDPDREADLRRTASAIKWILVSCFGYQGYRNAKFGRIECHEAINAVARDVLLRAKEAFEAEGWRVVHGIVDSLWVTPVEDRDPTPLSAVTEAVTADVGVRLEHEATYDWICFVPKRDSSAGALNRYFGKERDADEYKVRGIEARQRSTPAFVADTQRELLRAVDRHRKPEPVCDALKRRLGELRAGDVPTEDLLVTTRAFKRPEAYRRRTRTVAALDRAKAAGLDPRQGQSFDFVVVDDSARSRERVRLDFELDEETPYDVEFYEDRLIRAAESVVSPLGWDRARIRRYLRDVEEVRLSAFGDG from the coding sequence ATGTTCAAAGTCGACTTCTACGACGACGCGGTCGTGGAGTGGCACCGCACCGAAGACGGCGTGACGACCCGGCGAAACGACGAGTACGAACCTGCGCTGTTCGTCGCCGCCGAGCGGTCGAAACTCGCCGACCTGCGGGCGCGTCTAGACGCCGATCCGAAGGTCGTCGGGACCGCCTTCGAGGAACGCTACGTCGACTTGCGGGCCGACGAGCGCGAACTCGTCCTGCGCGCCGACCTCGCCCGGGTGGACGAGGTCCGAACGCTCGCCCGCGAGATTCGCGGCGTCCACGAACGCGGCGAGTATCCGCCGGGAACGTTCCGACTGTTCGATGTCGACCTCTCGCCGCAGTTCCGCTACTGCATCGACACCGGCACCGACCCGACGACGCCCGAGGACGTCGACCTCCGGACGCTCGAACTCGGGACGACCCGCAAGCGACTCGCCGACCGCGACATTTCGCGACTCACCGTCGACGGCGACTTCCTCAGAGCCACCGAGGACGTGATGTTGGAGGTGGTCGAGCACCGACTCGCGGACGCCGACCCCGACGTACTCGTCGTGAGCCACGGCGAACTCCTCGCGTTGCTCGCCGAGAAGGCCGACGAACACGGCCGCGAGGAGTTCGCACTCGGTCGACGTCCCGAGCGGGAGACGGGAGGAGCCGACACCGACGAGGGTGACACCGACGGGAGCGGTACCGCCGGAAGCGACGGCCGAGTCGGTCGCTCGCGCGGCGGATACGACGTACCGGGCCGGGCCGTCGTGGACGCCTCGAACAGTTTCCTCTGGGGGCAGGCCGGACTCGCCGGCCTGGAGTACCTGGTTTCGCGGTCGTGGCAGCCGATTCAGGAGGTTGGCCGGGCCAGCATCGGCACCGTGCTCACTGCGATTCAAATCCGCGAGGCCCGCGACCGCGACGTGCTGATTCCGTGGAACAAGTGGGAACCGGAGGCGTTCAAGGACGTGCGGACGCTCCACGCCGCCGACCGCGGCGGGTTCACCTTCTCGCCGGAGGTCGGCCTCCACGAGGGGGTCTACGAGGTCGACTTCGCGTCGCTGTACCCCAACGTCATCTGTCGGTACAACGTCTCGCCCGACACCGTCTGCTGCGACTGCCACGCCGACCGCGAGGACGTGCCCGAACTGGGGTACAGCGTCTGCGACGACCGGGGGTTCCTCCCCGACGTGCTCCGACCGCTGTTGGACGACCGCGCGCGGATGAAGCGCGAGGCCCGCGAAACCGACGACCCCGACCGGGAGGCCGACCTCCGGCGGACCGCCAGCGCCATCAAGTGGATTCTGGTTTCCTGTTTTGGCTACCAGGGCTACCGGAACGCGAAGTTCGGCCGCATCGAGTGTCACGAGGCCATCAACGCCGTCGCCCGCGACGTGCTCCTGCGAGCCAAGGAGGCGTTCGAGGCAGAGGGCTGGCGGGTCGTCCACGGCATCGTCGACAGCCTCTGGGTGACGCCCGTCGAAGACCGCGACCCGACGCCGCTCTCGGCGGTGACCGAGGCGGTCACCGCCGACGTCGGTGTTCGACTCGAACACGAGGCGACGTACGACTGGATCTGCTTCGTCCCGAAGCGCGACTCGTCGGCGGGCGCGCTCAACCGGTACTTCGGCAAGGAACGCGACGCCGACGAGTACAAGGTTCGGGGCATCGAGGCTCGCCAGCGGTCCACCCCGGCGTTCGTCGCGGACACCCAGCGGGAACTCCTCCGGGCGGTCGACCGCCACCGAAAGCCCGAACCGGTCTGCGACGCGCTGAAACGCCGACTCGGCGAACTTCGGGCGGGCGACGTTCCGACCGAGGACTTGCTGGTCACGACCCGGGCGTTCAAGCGTCCGGAGGCGTACCGCCGGCGAACCCGAACGGTGGCGGCGCTCGACCGCGCGAAGGCGGCCGGACTCGACCCGCGACAGGGCCAGTCGTTCGACTTCGTCGTCGTCGACGACTCGGCGCGCTCGCGCGAGCGCGTGCGCCTGGACTTCGAACTCGACGAGGAAACGCCCTACGACGTCGAGTTCTACGAGGACCGCCTGATTCGGGCGGCCGAGAGCGTGGTTTCGCCGCTGGGCTGGGACCGCGCGCGGATTCGGCGCTACTTGCGCGACGTGGAGGAAGTCCGGCTGTCGGCGTTCGGAGACGGCTGA
- a CDS encoding NUDIX hydrolase: MTGIDALVARDDVARTAESVPLSDAEFETVRENVEAGYEVSVGAFVRDDAGRVALVRNRWSDGWVLPGGKVEPGETLPGAAVREAREETGLDVGVERPLEVVEQTFVRESESELIERESPAAAAAGDSPGECATAATIEGYFAVFETRVLPSSPRSLGGDLGENDAEIEAAAWFESIPDCGEPEHAGVLRRHF, from the coding sequence ATGACCGGAATCGACGCGCTGGTCGCCCGGGACGATGTGGCTCGCACCGCGGAGAGCGTCCCGCTCTCGGACGCGGAGTTCGAGACGGTCCGCGAGAACGTCGAGGCCGGCTACGAAGTTTCGGTCGGCGCGTTCGTCCGGGACGATGCGGGCCGGGTCGCGCTGGTGCGGAATCGCTGGAGCGACGGCTGGGTGCTCCCCGGCGGGAAGGTCGAACCCGGCGAGACGCTCCCTGGAGCGGCGGTCCGAGAGGCCCGAGAGGAAACCGGCCTCGACGTTGGCGTGGAGCGGCCCCTCGAAGTAGTCGAACAGACGTTCGTGCGCGAGAGCGAGTCGGAGTTGATAGAACGCGAGTCGCCGGCCGCCGCGGCGGCCGGCGACTCGCCCGGGGAGTGCGCGACCGCGGCCACCATCGAGGGCTACTTCGCCGTCTTCGAGACGCGCGTGCTCCCTTCGTCGCCCCGCTCGCTCGGCGGCGACCTCGGGGAGAACGACGCGGAGATCGAGGCCGCGGCGTGGTTCGAATCGATTCCCGACTGCGGCGAACCCGAACACGCCGGCGTGCTCCGGCGGCACTTCTGA